Proteins encoded within one genomic window of Conchiformibius steedae:
- a CDS encoding TonB-dependent receptor — protein sequence MMFSRMLILPLLLGLGANAAYAEQNTSPAKPATEDNEGKTLPAMQGVGKRRDTAQPFSGNRKASDMVISQEKLKSRSANLGEALAGELGIHGNPFGGGASAPVIRGQEGVRVKILQGGSDVVDMSALSPDHAVAADTLLAQQVEVLRGTSTLAYAAASPAGVINITDKRIPDRLPAKGWEAETGVRFDTAAKEKALTAGATFGIGKHFAVRAEGLERKSDDYRVPGINLGETLKYVPDTYNRSHTGTLGVSWVGQNGHLGVSYSHRKDRYGLPGHNHMLDNCSGHVFDVTTASAVKRNYLLPYPHLIGDEDVNLSQHFHCHTEHSSNAKHSHDNVYGHKHDHGEPGPWIDMRVRRYDVRGEWRTQLPFLEKIRLTSAYTDYYHDEKNDGKVYISPDDPEGWRERKLKDAAARKGKPDIILKNKGLNTRLEFFHRFGSVWNGMAGVQYQTQRSSARRVMPPMIGGERYINERNPLVDNTNKQLSLFALQQYRRGNWLAEGGVRWEKQRIPIRYDHDLLAQYVKPGTQQPDLKPYSQKALSYSGSLLWDFKPGYRLSLTASHNERLPTPMELYYHGKHLATNSFEYGNKDLKKERSNNYEIGLRYFGDKWDYKLSVYHNRFKNYIYNENLYRSGNLFIRRNTQAQGRFHGVEGEVSYRFKPTHQVTLFGDMVRGRLFGLSPVYGDKIYREYECVDEDGLEDTCFEVVGREKIERPDRHAPRVPPTRLGLRLNSQWGDNWTASLEYARVWAQNRTAVSQFPRERDDEDDEDEDEGNPKPRQQKLYAEPVLEDPTSGYHLLNAGIAYRKRIGKADYRVSLDAFNLLNKKVYIHNSHLPYVPRPGRNFVFGVNVSF from the coding sequence ATGATGTTTTCCCGTATGTTGATTTTACCGCTGCTGCTAGGCTTGGGCGCGAACGCAGCTTATGCGGAACAGAACACCAGCCCCGCCAAACCCGCCACAGAAGATAACGAAGGCAAAACCTTGCCCGCCATGCAGGGCGTAGGCAAACGCCGCGACACCGCCCAGCCGTTTTCAGGCAACCGCAAAGCCAGCGATATGGTGATTAGCCAAGAAAAACTGAAAAGCCGTTCTGCCAATTTGGGCGAAGCACTGGCAGGCGAATTGGGGATTCACGGCAATCCCTTTGGCGGTGGCGCGAGTGCGCCCGTGATTCGCGGACAAGAAGGCGTGCGCGTGAAAATTTTGCAAGGCGGTTCGGATGTGGTGGATATGTCTGCCCTTTCGCCCGACCACGCTGTGGCTGCCGACACCCTGTTGGCGCAACAGGTGGAAGTGTTGCGCGGTACGTCTACTTTAGCGTATGCCGCCGCGTCGCCCGCAGGCGTGATTAACATTACCGACAAACGCATTCCCGACCGCTTGCCCGCCAAAGGTTGGGAAGCGGAAACAGGCGTGCGTTTTGACACCGCTGCCAAAGAAAAAGCCCTTACCGCAGGCGCAACTTTCGGCATTGGCAAACACTTTGCCGTGCGCGCCGAAGGTTTGGAGCGCAAATCAGACGATTACCGCGTTCCGGGTATCAATTTGGGCGAAACCCTGAAATACGTTCCCGATACCTACAACCGTTCCCATACCGGCACTTTGGGCGTATCGTGGGTCGGGCAAAACGGACATTTGGGCGTATCCTACAGCCACCGCAAAGACCGTTATGGTTTACCTGGACACAACCACATGCTGGATAACTGTAGCGGACACGTTTTTGACGTCACCACCGCTTCTGCCGTCAAACGCAATTACCTGCTGCCCTATCCGCATCTGATTGGCGATGAAGACGTGAATTTGTCGCAACACTTCCACTGCCACACCGAACACAGCAGCAACGCCAAACACAGCCACGACAATGTGTACGGACACAAACACGACCACGGCGAACCGGGACCGTGGATTGATATGCGTGTGCGCCGTTACGATGTGCGCGGCGAATGGCGTACCCAACTGCCCTTTTTGGAAAAAATCCGTTTGACCAGCGCCTACACCGATTATTACCACGATGAAAAAAATGACGGTAAAGTCTATATCAGCCCCGATGACCCCGAAGGCTGGCGCGAACGCAAGCTGAAAGATGCCGCTGCCCGCAAAGGCAAACCCGATATTATTTTGAAAAATAAAGGTTTGAATACCCGTTTGGAATTCTTCCACCGCTTTGGCAGCGTATGGAACGGCATGGCGGGCGTGCAATATCAAACCCAACGCAGCAGCGCACGCCGCGTGATGCCGCCGATGATTGGCGGCGAACGCTACATCAACGAGCGCAACCCCTTGGTGGACAACACCAACAAACAATTAAGCCTATTTGCCTTGCAACAATACCGCCGTGGCAACTGGTTGGCAGAAGGTGGCGTGCGTTGGGAGAAACAGCGTATTCCCATTCGTTACGACCACGACCTGTTGGCGCAATACGTTAAACCTGGCACCCAACAGCCCGATTTAAAACCCTATTCGCAAAAAGCCCTGTCGTATTCGGGCAGCTTATTGTGGGATTTCAAACCAGGATACCGCCTGTCGCTGACCGCATCGCACAACGAACGCCTGCCCACACCGATGGAGCTGTATTACCACGGCAAACATTTGGCGACCAACTCGTTTGAATATGGTAACAAAGACCTGAAAAAAGAACGTTCCAACAACTACGAAATCGGCTTGCGCTATTTCGGCGACAAATGGGACTACAAACTGAGCGTGTACCACAACCGCTTTAAAAACTATATTTACAACGAAAACCTGTACCGCAGCGGCAATCTGTTTATCCGCCGCAATACGCAGGCGCAAGGGCGTTTTCACGGCGTGGAAGGCGAAGTAAGCTACCGCTTCAAACCCACCCACCAAGTTACCCTGTTTGGCGATATGGTGCGCGGACGCTTGTTCGGACTGTCGCCCGTTTACGGCGATAAAATCTACCGCGAATACGAATGCGTAGATGAAGACGGTTTGGAAGACACCTGCTTTGAAGTGGTGGGACGTGAAAAAATTGAGCGCCCCGACCGCCACGCGCCACGCGTTCCGCCCACACGTTTGGGCTTGCGCCTGAACAGCCAATGGGGTGATAACTGGACGGCTTCATTAGAATATGCGCGTGTGTGGGCGCAAAACCGCACCGCCGTGTCGCAGTTCCCCCGAGAACGTGATGATGAAGACGACGAAGATGAAGATGAAGGCAATCCGAAACCGCGCCAACAAAAACTGTATGCCGAACCTGTGTTGGAAGACCCAACCAGCGGTTATCATTTGTTGAACGCAGGCATTGCCTACCGCAAACGCATCGGCAAAGCGGATTACCGCGTGTCTTTAGACGCATTTAACTTACTGAACAAAAAGGTTTATATCCACAATTCGCATCTGCCTTATGTTCCGCGCCCCGGACGGAATTTTGTATTTGGCGTGAATGTGTCGTTCTAA
- a CDS encoding protein disulfide oxidoreductase has translation MNRKGWAFRLKQGAQLLLIVALVSALADWWRSPKVPADAAQMRLPESAQTLAQASQNDTVVLYFWATWCGICRHTSPALEKLHQDGVKVVGIALQSGSDAEVQRYLREHNWHFATLNDSHGEWSRRWKIRATPTIVFVRGGKVRHSTSGMASYWGLKARWAAVSLMSK, from the coding sequence GTGAACCGTAAAGGTTGGGCATTCCGCCTGAAACAGGGCGCACAGCTGCTGCTGATTGTGGCGCTGGTGTCGGCATTGGCAGACTGGTGGCGCAGTCCCAAAGTGCCTGCCGATGCCGCGCAAATGCGTTTGCCCGAATCGGCGCAAACCTTGGCACAAGCCAGCCAAAACGACACTGTGGTGCTGTATTTTTGGGCGACATGGTGCGGAATCTGCCGCCACACTTCACCCGCGCTGGAAAAACTGCACCAAGACGGCGTAAAAGTGGTGGGGATTGCCCTGCAATCGGGCAGCGATGCCGAAGTACAGCGTTATTTGCGCGAGCACAACTGGCATTTTGCCACGCTAAACGACTCACACGGCGAATGGTCGCGCCGCTGGAAAATCCGTGCCACGCCCACTATTGTGTTTGTGCGCGGCGGCAAAGTGCGCCACAGCACCTCAGGCATGGCAAGCTATTGGGGTTTGAAAGCGCGTTGGGCAGCGGTATCGCTGATGTCTAAATAA
- the tkt gene encoding transketolase, which yields MTSPTANALRFLSMDMVEQAKSGHPGAPMGMADMADVLWRGFLRHNPANPRFANRDRFVLSNGHASALLYSLLHLSGYNLSTDDLKNFRQLHSKTPGHPEYGYTDGVETTTGPLGQGIANAVGMALAEKILAAEFNRDGLNIVDHHTYVFLGDGCLMEGVSHEACSLAGTLGLGKLIVLYDDNNISIDGKVDGWFTENIPQRFESYGWHVVPNVDGHNAEAVRAAIEAARAETGKPSIICCKTLIGKGAANKEGSHKTHGAPLGADEIAATRAALNWAHEPFHIPADIYAAWNAKEAGAKLEAEWNVLFAEYQQRFPELAAEFVRRSEGRLPENFDAHIQAALQAVCEKGEKIATRKASQNSIEILAQVLPELVGGSADLTPSNLTDWSNSRAVTREHGGNYIHYGVREFGMAAIMNGMTLHGGVKPFGATFLMFSEYARNALRMAALMKINPVFVFTHDSIGLGEDGPTHQPVEQTATLRLMPNMDVWRPCDTAESLIAWAQAVKAADHPSCLVFSRQNLPFVPRDAETLANIERGGYVLSAVENPQAVIIATGSEVELALNAQAQLAEQGIAVNVVSMPSTNVFDRQSDEYQESVLPLDLPRVAVEAGVTDGWYKYADVLVGLDRFGESAPAEQLFREFGFTVENVVDAVKAVL from the coding sequence ATGACTTCCCCCACCGCAAACGCCTTGCGTTTTTTGTCTATGGACATGGTTGAACAAGCCAAATCGGGTCACCCCGGTGCGCCGATGGGCATGGCGGATATGGCAGACGTGCTGTGGCGCGGTTTTCTGCGTCACAATCCCGCCAACCCGCGTTTTGCCAACCGCGACCGTTTTGTGCTGTCCAACGGACACGCTTCCGCGCTGCTGTACAGCCTGCTGCATTTAAGCGGTTACAACCTTTCTACCGATGATTTGAAAAACTTCCGCCAACTGCACAGCAAAACCCCCGGACACCCCGAATACGGCTACACCGACGGCGTGGAAACCACCACAGGCCCGCTGGGACAGGGCATTGCCAATGCCGTGGGCATGGCGTTGGCGGAAAAAATCCTTGCCGCCGAGTTTAACCGCGACGGTTTGAATATTGTGGACCATCATACTTATGTGTTTTTGGGCGACGGCTGCCTGATGGAAGGCGTGTCGCACGAAGCCTGCTCGCTGGCGGGAACGCTGGGTTTGGGTAAACTGATTGTTTTGTATGATGATAATAATATTTCCATTGACGGCAAAGTAGACGGTTGGTTTACCGAGAATATTCCGCAGCGTTTTGAAAGCTATGGTTGGCACGTTGTGCCGAATGTGGACGGACACAATGCCGAAGCCGTCCGCGCCGCCATTGAAGCCGCACGCGCCGAAACAGGCAAACCGTCCATTATCTGCTGCAAGACCTTGATTGGCAAAGGTGCAGCCAATAAAGAAGGCAGCCACAAAACCCACGGCGCACCTTTGGGCGCAGACGAAATCGCCGCCACCCGCGCCGCGCTGAATTGGGCGCACGAGCCTTTCCATATTCCCGCAGACATTTACGCCGCATGGAACGCCAAAGAAGCAGGCGCAAAACTGGAAGCGGAATGGAATGTCCTGTTTGCCGAATACCAACAGCGTTTCCCCGAACTGGCTGCCGAATTTGTCCGCCGCAGCGAAGGCAGGCTGCCTGAAAACTTTGACGCGCATATTCAGGCTGCCCTGCAAGCCGTTTGCGAAAAAGGCGAAAAAATCGCCACGCGCAAAGCCAGCCAAAACAGCATTGAAATCTTGGCGCAAGTGTTGCCCGAACTGGTGGGCGGTTCGGCGGATTTGACCCCGTCCAATTTAACCGACTGGTCAAACAGCCGCGCCGTAACACGCGAACACGGCGGCAATTATATTCATTACGGCGTGCGCGAATTCGGCATGGCGGCGATTATGAACGGCATGACCCTGCACGGTGGTGTTAAACCCTTTGGCGCAACCTTTTTAATGTTCAGCGAATACGCCCGCAATGCCCTGCGCATGGCAGCATTGATGAAAATCAACCCCGTATTTGTGTTTACCCACGATTCCATCGGCTTGGGCGAAGACGGTCCCACCCATCAGCCTGTGGAACAAACCGCCACCTTGCGCCTGATGCCGAATATGGACGTTTGGCGTCCGTGCGATACCGCCGAAAGCCTGATTGCGTGGGCGCAAGCGGTAAAAGCCGCAGACCACCCCAGCTGCTTGGTGTTCAGCCGTCAAAACCTGCCCTTTGTGCCGCGTGATGCCGAAACTTTGGCGAATATTGAACGCGGCGGCTATGTGTTAAGCGCAGTGGAAAACCCCCAAGCCGTGATTATCGCCACGGGTTCGGAAGTGGAACTGGCATTAAACGCACAAGCGCAGTTGGCAGAACAAGGCATCGCCGTAAACGTGGTGTCCATGCCCAGCACCAATGTGTTTGACCGCCAAAGCGATGAATACCAAGAAAGCGTATTGCCCTTGGATTTGCCGCGTGTGGCGGTGGAAGCAGGCGTAACAGACGGTTGGTATAAATACGCTGATGTATTGGTGGGCTTGGACCGCTTTGGCGAATCTGCGCCTGCCGAGCAGCTGTTCCGTGAATTCGGCTTTACTGTTGAAAACGTGGTAGATGCCGTGAAAGCCGTTTTGTGA
- the putP gene encoding sodium/proline symporter PutP, translating into MSYNPMYITFGIYLIAVLLIGLAAYFSTRNFDDYILGGRSLGSFVTAMSAGASDMSGWLLMGLPGAVYLSGMSEAWIAIGLTVGAYFNWRLVAGRLRVHTEFNNNALTLPDYFFHRFGAKGQAMKVISAAIILFFFTIYCASGVVAGARLFQSLFDISYTQAMWLGAGATIAYTFIGGFLAVSWTDTIQATLMIFALILTPIMVYLALGGADEMSAALQAAAQSTGKEYASLLAGTTLVGIISTAAWGLGYFGQPHILARFMAAESVKSLHQARRIGMTWMVLCLAGAVAVGYFGIAYFGNNPDKVAAMADNPERIFIALTTLLFNPWVAGVILSAILAAVMSTLSCQLLVCSSAITEDFYKGFLRPNAPQNELVWVGRIMVLAVAVIAIVIAADPDSKVLGLVSYAWAGFGAAFGPVVILSLLWKRMTSAGALAGMIAGAVVVVAWKPLTGSSLYEIVPGFIVSLLAIVAVSLMGKEPSAEVQQRFEQADEAFKKAV; encoded by the coding sequence ATGAGTTACAACCCCATGTACATTACCTTCGGCATCTACCTGATAGCGGTGTTGCTGATTGGTTTGGCAGCGTATTTTTCTACGCGCAATTTTGACGATTATATTTTGGGCGGACGCAGCCTTGGCAGCTTTGTTACCGCTATGTCGGCGGGGGCATCGGATATGTCGGGCTGGCTGCTGATGGGCTTGCCTGGTGCGGTGTACCTGTCGGGCATGAGCGAAGCGTGGATTGCCATCGGCTTGACCGTGGGCGCGTATTTTAACTGGCGTTTGGTGGCGGGGCGTTTGCGCGTGCATACCGAGTTTAATAATAACGCTTTGACGTTGCCCGATTATTTTTTCCACCGCTTTGGTGCGAAAGGACAGGCGATGAAGGTGATTTCCGCCGCCATTATCCTGTTTTTCTTTACCATTTACTGCGCTTCGGGCGTAGTGGCGGGGGCGCGTTTGTTCCAAAGCCTGTTTGACATCAGCTACACGCAAGCGATGTGGCTGGGCGCGGGTGCAACCATTGCCTACACCTTTATCGGCGGCTTTTTGGCGGTAAGCTGGACAGACACCATTCAGGCAACACTGATGATTTTCGCGCTGATTTTAACGCCGATTATGGTGTATTTGGCATTGGGCGGCGCAGACGAAATGTCCGCCGCGCTTCAGGCAGCCGCGCAAAGCACGGGCAAGGAATACGCCAGCCTGTTGGCAGGTACGACACTGGTCGGCATTATTTCCACCGCCGCTTGGGGCTTGGGCTATTTCGGGCAACCGCATATTTTGGCGCGTTTTATGGCGGCGGAAAGCGTGAAATCGCTGCATCAGGCGCGCCGTATCGGCATGACTTGGATGGTGCTGTGTTTGGCGGGCGCGGTGGCGGTAGGTTATTTCGGCATCGCTTATTTCGGCAACAACCCCGACAAAGTAGCTGCGATGGCAGACAATCCCGAACGGATTTTTATTGCTTTAACCACTTTGCTGTTTAACCCGTGGGTGGCTGGCGTGATTTTGTCGGCGATTTTGGCGGCGGTAATGTCCACCTTGTCTTGCCAACTGCTGGTGTGTTCCAGCGCGATTACCGAAGACTTTTATAAAGGTTTTCTGCGCCCGAATGCGCCGCAAAATGAATTGGTGTGGGTGGGACGGATTATGGTGTTGGCGGTAGCGGTGATTGCGATTGTGATTGCCGCCGACCCTGACAGCAAAGTGTTGGGCTTGGTATCGTATGCGTGGGCAGGTTTTGGCGCAGCGTTTGGTCCTGTGGTGATTTTGTCGCTGCTGTGGAAACGCATGACCTCTGCGGGTGCGCTGGCGGGCATGATTGCGGGCGCGGTGGTGGTGGTGGCATGGAAGCCGCTGACTGGCAGCAGCCTGTATGAAATCGTACCGGGCTTTATCGTGTCGCTGCTGGCGATTGTGGCGGTATCGCTGATGGGCAAAGAACCCAGCGCAGAGGTACAACAACGCTTTGAGCAAGCTGATGAAGCATTTAAAAAAGCCGTGTAA
- the ccoP gene encoding cytochrome-c oxidase, cbb3-type subunit III — translation MESQFTSSFWHWYIVAIVVASFIFVIWVLLSQDKVKPLKKGEEVKTTGHAWDGIEEYNNGLPRWWFWMFICTILFGIAYLFAYPGLGDYRGWKFAEGHWSSKNQYEQEMKAAEQEVAPLYAKYAGMPVEQVAKDADAMKIGQNLFNTYCIQCHGSDAQGSRGFPNLTDTDWLYGGTAEHIRESIEKGRVGVMQPWGPKLGEERVKDAANYVMSLSGKEHNEDRALRGKEVFAANCAVCHGEDGGGKQNMAPNLTDDVWLWGGSEKAIIETITGGRHNQMPAWGGFLSKEKIHMLTAYVWGKSHPDGKGLPTDTQNAVGGKVPAADKAAADKPQAAASVASAPVAASPVVASAPAASAVIEQAVEASAPAADKAEVKLENGVLKFYFATARSDVAPEAVKVAAEAVKAAKAGKKLVISGFADSTGNAAANERLSKRRAQAVQAFLVQQGVKIENIELRKPENTTGAKGNNAEGRRVEVKIEG, via the coding sequence ATGGAATCACAATTCACGAGCAGCTTCTGGCATTGGTATATTGTTGCCATTGTCGTGGCGTCGTTTATCTTCGTTATTTGGGTATTGCTGTCGCAAGACAAGGTGAAGCCTTTGAAAAAAGGCGAAGAAGTCAAAACCACCGGTCATGCTTGGGACGGTATTGAGGAATACAACAATGGCTTGCCGCGCTGGTGGTTTTGGATGTTTATCTGTACCATTTTGTTTGGTATTGCCTATTTGTTTGCCTATCCGGGCTTGGGCGACTACCGCGGCTGGAAGTTCGCCGAAGGACATTGGAGCAGCAAAAACCAATACGAACAGGAAATGAAAGCTGCCGAACAGGAAGTGGCACCGCTGTATGCCAAATACGCGGGCATGCCTGTTGAGCAGGTGGCAAAAGATGCCGATGCGATGAAAATCGGTCAAAACCTGTTTAATACTTACTGTATTCAGTGCCACGGCTCGGACGCGCAAGGTTCGCGCGGTTTCCCGAACTTAACCGATACCGACTGGCTGTATGGCGGTACTGCCGAGCATATTCGTGAAAGTATCGAAAAAGGACGTGTGGGCGTGATGCAGCCTTGGGGTCCGAAGTTGGGCGAAGAGCGCGTTAAAGATGCGGCAAACTATGTGATGTCGCTGTCGGGTAAAGAGCATAATGAAGACCGTGCTTTGCGCGGTAAGGAAGTGTTTGCGGCAAACTGCGCGGTGTGCCACGGTGAAGACGGCGGCGGTAAGCAAAATATGGCACCGAACCTGACCGATGATGTGTGGTTGTGGGGCGGTAGCGAAAAAGCCATTATTGAAACCATTACCGGTGGTCGTCATAACCAAATGCCTGCATGGGGTGGTTTCTTGAGCAAAGAAAAAATCCACATGCTGACTGCCTATGTATGGGGTAAATCCCATCCTGACGGTAAAGGTTTGCCCACCGATACGCAAAATGCCGTAGGCGGTAAAGTGCCTGCCGCCGATAAAGCAGCAGCGGACAAACCCCAAGCGGCAGCATCGGTTGCTTCTGCGCCTGTGGCGGCTTCGCCTGTTGTGGCTTCCGCGCCCGCTGCTTCCGCGGTGATTGAGCAAGCTGTTGAAGCGTCTGCACCTGCTGCCGACAAAGCCGAAGTGAAGTTGGAAAACGGCGTGTTGAAGTTTTACTTTGCTACTGCCAGAAGCGATGTTGCGCCTGAAGCGGTAAAAGTGGCTGCCGAAGCGGTAAAAGCTGCTAAAGCGGGTAAGAAATTGGTGATTAGCGGTTTTGCCGACAGCACGGGTAATGCTGCTGCCAACGAGCGTTTGTCCAAACGCCGCGCCCAAGCCGTGCAAGCGTTTTTGGTGCAACAGGGCGTGAAAATCGAAAACATTGAATTGCGCAAACCTGAAAACACCACCGGTGCGAAAGGCAATAATGCCGAAGGTCGCCGCGTAGAGGTGAAAATCGAAGGCTGA
- a CDS encoding cbb3-type cytochrome oxidase subunit 3, protein MDLNSARTLFTVWVFVCFALVLYIVLSKRNKDGYQDAARSIVDDPDTPDAPAESHHNNGAK, encoded by the coding sequence ATGGATTTGAATTCGGCACGGACGTTGTTTACCGTATGGGTGTTTGTGTGTTTTGCATTGGTGTTGTACATCGTGTTGAGCAAGCGCAATAAAGACGGTTATCAAGATGCGGCACGCAGTATTGTGGACGACCCCGATACGCCTGATGCGCCTGCCGAATCCCACCATAACAACGGAGCAAAATAA
- the ccoO gene encoding cytochrome-c oxidase, cbb3-type subunit II gives MKLQALVEEKVGFLIAFVLMVISVGLLIEVVPLFFSKEVTTPVKGLKPYNALQVAGRDVYVREGCYNCHSQMIRPFRAETERYGHYSVAGESVYDHPFQWGSKRTGPDLARVGGRYSDEWHRIHLINPRDVVPESNMPAFPWLARNKVNPDQVVRHMKALRAVGVPYSDEELAKAPEMLQDKSELDAVVAYLQGLGLALKDKR, from the coding sequence ATGAAATTACAAGCATTGGTTGAAGAAAAAGTCGGTTTTCTGATTGCGTTTGTGCTGATGGTAATCAGTGTCGGTTTGTTGATTGAGGTGGTGCCGCTGTTTTTCAGCAAAGAAGTCACCACCCCCGTCAAAGGACTGAAACCTTACAATGCCTTGCAAGTGGCGGGACGCGATGTGTATGTGCGTGAAGGCTGTTACAACTGCCATTCGCAAATGATTCGTCCGTTCCGTGCCGAAACCGAGCGTTACGGTCACTATTCCGTGGCGGGCGAATCGGTGTACGACCACCCTTTCCAATGGGGTTCCAAGCGCACCGGTCCTGATTTGGCGCGTGTGGGCGGACGTTATTCGGACGAATGGCACCGCATCCACCTGATTAACCCGCGCGATGTCGTACCCGAATCCAATATGCCCGCTTTCCCGTGGCTGGCGCGTAATAAGGTAAACCCCGACCAAGTGGTGCGTCACATGAAGGCTTTGCGTGCGGTGGGTGTGCCGTATTCTGACGAAGAATTGGCAAAAGCCCCTGAAATGCTGCAGGACAAGTCCGAATTGGACGCGGTGGTGGCGTATTTGCAAGGCTTGGGTCTGGCATTGAAAGATAAGAGATAA
- the ccoN gene encoding cytochrome-c oxidase, cbb3-type subunit I, protein METQTYNYKVVRQFAIMTVVWGIVGMLVGVIAAAQLRWPELNLSGVGEWFHFGRIRPLHTNAVIFAFGGCGLFATSYYVVQRTCNVRLFGEKWHLPAITFWGWQLVILLAVITLPLGYTSGKEYAELEWPIDILITLVWVAYAIVFFGTIATRKIKHIYVANWFYGAFILAVALLHIVNSLAIPAGPMKSYSVYSGAIDAMVQWWYGHNAVGFFLTAAFLGMMYYFVPKQAGRPVYSYRLSVVHFWALIFTYMWAGPHHLHYTALPDWTQSLGMVLSLILFAPSWGGMINGIMTLSGAWSKLRTDPILKFLVVSLSFYGMSTFEGPMMSIKYINALSHYTDWTVGHVHSGALGWVGFVTIGSIYYLVPRLFGRQEMYSVKLIDLHFWIATIGVVLYITAMWISGVTQGLMWRELNPDGTLTHSFVASVSASMPYYAIRVAGGVFYLAGMFIMAYNVYRTIAAGKPVDAEIPALSPAQHH, encoded by the coding sequence ATGGAAACGCAAACTTATAACTACAAAGTGGTGCGTCAGTTCGCCATCATGACAGTAGTTTGGGGCATCGTGGGCATGCTGGTGGGTGTGATTGCCGCCGCACAACTGCGCTGGCCCGAACTAAACCTGTCGGGAGTGGGCGAGTGGTTTCACTTCGGGCGTATTCGTCCACTGCACACCAACGCAGTGATTTTTGCCTTTGGCGGCTGCGGTTTGTTCGCCACCTCGTATTATGTGGTGCAACGAACCTGTAATGTGCGCTTGTTCGGCGAAAAATGGCACTTGCCCGCCATTACCTTCTGGGGTTGGCAGCTGGTGATTCTGCTGGCGGTGATTACCCTGCCTTTGGGCTACACTTCGGGCAAGGAATACGCCGAACTGGAATGGCCGATTGACATTCTGATTACCTTGGTTTGGGTGGCTTACGCCATTGTGTTTTTCGGTACGATTGCCACCCGTAAAATCAAGCACATTTATGTGGCAAACTGGTTTTACGGCGCGTTTATCTTGGCGGTTGCCCTGCTGCACATTGTGAACAGCCTTGCCATTCCCGCCGGTCCGATGAAATCCTATTCCGTGTACTCTGGCGCAATTGATGCCATGGTGCAATGGTGGTACGGACACAATGCCGTGGGCTTCTTCTTGACTGCCGCTTTCTTGGGCATGATGTACTACTTCGTCCCGAAACAGGCAGGTCGTCCCGTGTATTCTTACCGTTTGTCGGTAGTACACTTTTGGGCATTGATTTTTACCTATATGTGGGCAGGTCCGCACCACTTGCACTACACCGCTTTGCCCGACTGGACACAATCGCTGGGCATGGTGTTGTCGCTGATTCTGTTTGCACCGTCTTGGGGCGGCATGATTAACGGCATCATGACCTTATCGGGTGCATGGAGCAAACTGCGTACCGACCCGATTTTGAAATTCTTGGTGGTATCGCTGTCTTTCTACGGTATGTCCACCTTTGAAGGTCCGATGATGTCCATCAAATACATCAACGCCTTGAGCCACTATACCGATTGGACGGTAGGACACGTTCACTCCGGCGCATTGGGCTGGGTGGGTTTTGTGACCATTGGTTCTATTTACTATTTAGTACCGCGTCTGTTCGGTCGTCAAGAAATGTACAGCGTCAAACTGATTGACCTGCACTTTTGGATTGCCACCATCGGCGTGGTGTTGTATATCACCGCCATGTGGATTTCGGGTGTTACCCAAGGTTTGATGTGGCGTGAACTGAACCCTGACGGCACGCTGACCCATTCTTTTGTGGCTTCTGTAAGCGCATCTATGCCCTACTATGCCATTCGTGTGGCAGGTGGTGTGTTCTACTTGGCAGGTATGTTTATCATGGCATACAACGTGTACCGTACCATTGCGGCAGGCAAACCCGTTGATGCGGAAATCCCCGCACTTTCGCCCGCCCAACACCACTAA